ATGCCCTCATAGCTATATTTTATGTCCTCCCTAATATTTTTTGTGCATTCAATATGATGCAGAGAGCAGCTGAGACAGAATTACATGTTAGATATCCATATGGAGGTGAGCTATCTATATCCTgcagaaaatatattatatagaaCAAGGGAAAAAATGATATCAACATCTCTCATGTAATGCTCTCTTGATCTCAATGGGGATGTTTGCAGCATGCTTATTCAATTCTTAGGCCTGTTTGTCTTAATTTCTGAATTGAAAGATTCGTGTGACTTAGATTCCTTGTGGTGTTACCAAGCTTAATTTTAGCATTTAGAAAAGACTCGTGGCTCTAATGAAAAAATTTGCATCCGGATTTGGGTTTTAGGAGTAATTCTGAGGCCTGGATTTATTTATGGAACTCGGCGTGTTGGGAGGATGAAGTTGCCTCTTGGTGTGATTGGTTCTCCACTGGAGATGGTATTATTCTTGTCTGTTTACTATTCTCAGTTTTCCCATACTGCATATCGAACCATCCCGACGGAAAAGAAATGCCTTAGCCGTGCCAAGCACGAGTTCATGACATTTCTTGAATTTTGCAGGTGCTGCAGCATGCTAGACCACTGAGTCAGGTCCCCTTGGTTGGACCCCTTTTCACCCCTCCGGTCAGTGTCACTGCAGTTGCCAATGTCGCTGTGAGGGCAGCGACGGATCCAGTTTTCCCACCAGGCGTAGTCGATGTCTATGGAATATTACGGTATAGTCAGCAGAGATATGCATAGTTTTGATCATCTATCATGTGTAGAGAGAGGCCTGAATAAATTTTTAAACCGTAGCTGGCTGGGCATGTTACGTGATCAAGAATATGATGAAAGTATTGTTGGTTCTATGAGCTTATTTGGCCGTAAAGAAAACATCATTCTATTCTTATACATTTTTTCTTAAACATTGATAATTTCATATTCCCATTTTTCTTTATTATAAACAAAAATTACGAAATTATGAATATTTGAAATGTCTAATATTAATCTAGTGTCGTTGATTCTATTTGTTTTTGTAACCCTCTGAATTTTCTGAGAAGGATGATGTTGTTTGTAGCCGGATATCTTCCTAGGTCACATAATaaaattacaaatatatcataaaatttgattctctaaaatttttaaaataaattatttaatcaatAAATGGTGATTTTTCTAATTAAATGATCGAGCAAttacaaattaattaaaaatcaatataaTTATAAACTTTTTTATAATACTCTAAaaatttaggcaaaaacttgtgtgagacggtctcacgggtattatttgtgagacggatctcttatttgggtcactcatgaaaaagtatcactttttatgtaaagagtattactttttattgtaaatatgggtagggttaacccgtctcacagattataatctgtgagacggtctcacatgagactcactcaaaaatTTATTCTCAAACTGTTATTTTTTCCtctcatttcaaatttaattttacaAATAGAGATACATTCGAGGTGTATTCGGGTTCATTACGATTGCGGGTAAAACCCGAAAACCGAGTGAAATAATCGTAGCTAATCAATTTTCTGGGGAAGATTTTACGACGTCGCCTTTGCCCTATTTAATCTCCGGTGTACTCCGCGCTGCACATATAACAGGTAAACAAGGATAATTAGGGAAACAATGAACGGCCAAAGTAGCCAGCAGCAACCGAATGACGGCCGCCATGACGATGATGCTGCGCTCACCGACTTCCTCGCCTCTTTGATGGACTACACCCCCACGGTGATAGCCATTACGTCTAGTTCACTATACGATTATGCTTTCGTTTTCTTTGAATTGATTACAATTATTATATTAATGTACAGATACCTGATGAATTGGTGGAGCATTACCTGGCAAAAAGCGGCTTCCAGTGTCCCGATGTCCGATTGTAGGTACTCTTCCCCTTTCTTGCTCTACTTTGCCTGGATTAaaggaaaataaaataatttccatGTGGGTGATCATGCCTATGTTTTCAATATTAATTGCTGCCATCGTACagtttttcttttcatttttcgAAGCATCTTTTACTTATTTTTTATCCACCGATTGATTGTTGTACTTCTTCTTGAGGTAAAATAATGAATATTTCTGtattatttttctaattttaGGTTACTTTTTGGTGTTCCTTTTTCAATTTTGTGATGAGACGTAGGGTGTACCGTACCCACCACTTGTTTCGCTCTTCACAATTGTTGATTCTTTTAGCTTGTCTGGTTTAGAGATGTAGATCACCATTGTGTGCTGCGCTGATATTCAGCATAGTACATGACTTTGACAAGGTTAAAAGCGGATAGTTACGGCATCTGATTATTTTGGAATATGCTTTTTTTTCCATTAGCCTTATTTTGATGTGATGCCACATTAGCTGTAATTATCTTGGTTAGCTGATATTCATGCATTTGGTCGGACAATGTCTAGCCTCAGGGAGACCGGTTCAACATGGATTTCCTGCATCATCTCACTGAATTATCACAGCATACCCACGAGTTCTGTCATATCCATTTAAACAGCGTATTGATATTTTTCTGAAGCATACATATTTGGAGCAATGGTACCTCGGGATAGAAATACATGCCTTATTCTGATTGTGTGTCCCTTGTGCTAGAAAATACGTTTTACTTTTGTCATAATTTCTTGATACCATCAACTTTGGCAATAGCTGAATTTAGGTGTATTATCCAGTGAAGTTACATTGATCTCGTGGCTTTTCTATTGTCCGAGTCATGCTGCTGAGTTTGTTGTCTAGTATCATGAGGTGCATAAATTAGAAATCAGAATGGAAACAAGTTATCAATTACTTGTTTGTTTTCTccgttttattatttatttataaacatTGATATTATCTCAATAATTGTTTAGAATTTGGAAAGTGATGCTGTTTTCTATAGTGGAGCCAAGTAATACAATTATGGAAATATACATATGTGTATGTGTAGCATAACTGATTAAAATGCAAATTCTGTAGGCAAAGTGATACGAAGTAATGTGGCAAAAAAATTGTAATATATCTGTTTTATGTTGGTTTCAGTCTTTATTATTTTGGAAAGTAGATAAAAGTAATGAAAAATTATGTCATGAATCAAGAAAGTAATGGCTGAAACCTATATTGTGACAGCCTTTAGAAAATTATGCTTGTTCTTTACATATTTACTTAGTTGTTACTTGTTAGGCTACCTTCAATGAGTTTTTGTAAACTACTGTAATGGTTGGAATCTATCAATTGGGTGTTGTTTTGGGAGTTAAGAAGTAATCCAATAGCACCTATTAACTTTTCAACTTGGCATTGATTACTCTTTAACTTGTTTATGTCACATGCTTCCctgtttttttagaaaaaaatttaatgatGAAAACACTCACAGTTTTTTTGGGCCTTTTGTTTATCACTTCTGTGGTCATCGGCATGCATAGGATTTGTTTTTCACAGcctccttttttttttcctcagGATGAGGCTGGTAGCAGTTGCCACTCAGAAATTCATCGCAGACGTTGCTACTGATGCTCTTCAGTATGTTCTCCATTTTATGTAACTTGATGTCATTGTGAATGTATCTCTTTTTGGTCGAAATTTGTTTCCATTTTCGTTCTTCCCATTAATAGTGCTATGGGAATAATATTTGTCTTCAGGCATTGCAAAGCGAGACAGTCATCTATAGTTAAAGACAAAAGAGATAAGCAGCAAAAGGTGTGCATATGGTGCTTGGTATCACTCACTTCCTATGGTTATCTTCAATTTTTAACGCTTGGTTGGTAACAGGATAAGCGTCTCATCTTGACCATGGAGGATCTTTCCAAGGCATTGCGGGAGGTAACCACTATAATTTCATTACGTTCATGTGTTCCTGGCATGGTATTCAACTTGCTCGTCTTTGTAAATGTTTAATCCTTGATCCTTTTGTTGTATTAAAAAATGAATCAACTAATGTGTTTCACATTCACGTGCTTTATATTGGTTGGACTGTTTTTGTGTTAATTTGCAGTATGGTGTTAACGTCAAACATCAAGAATACTTTGCTGACAGCCCAGCTGCTGGGTTAGATTCTGCTCCAAGAGACGAGTGAGCAACGGGGCTTTACTGGGTTGACATAGGATTCTTCTGAATCTGAAATTTTAATGTTGTGCTGTAATATTTAAGCTACATTTGATTCCATTAAAGTATTTTCCCTgtcaaatttaaatgatttgcAGTAGAATGCACATTATAATATGGTCTCGAAGATCCTATGTTCAATTCGAGGATGCAGTGTACTCGGAATTGATTTTTCTTATcctaaatatcatttttttgatAGCAAGGGTAAAAGATTATTACTTCTGGGATATGCTCAAATAGGCCAAGTATTTTTTGCATAGAATACCTGAATATCTTGTATCTACAAGTATGGTTTATCTTTCACAAAATTTGAATATTATTTTGCTCTTTGGCCACTTGTCTCTTGACGCTGCTTGAATGGTTCCTTATGGCGAGTCTGAATAAAATGTTTTAttctgtttatttatttttaattatatttataaaaaattatccgTTCTCTATTTGAAATTTCTATACTATAATCATTAACCActgttaataattaattttgatatcatggtgtattttttatttaatgcttttattttatttaatgtaagtcttgaaaaaaaaaaccattattTATTCATATCTTTACAGGTTGAAATAAATATCTCATACAGAATTTATTATAAATCATCATgaatatatatagaaaaatcttataaaataatctaatatatttttaaatttcagtgtaatatttactttttttaatagaaaattaACTTGACATTAAAAAAAACTCTTGTATTCAAGCTTTTCATGCGAACGAGTACtgatataaaattataaatattttatgcatttgtTTATCtggaaagagaaaaaaaaaacaaatatactGTGGCAGAATATTTTCGAGTTTTTAATTGCTGagttttttttatagaaaaacattagattttatttaattaattgtcttAGTTTTAGGCCATAATTATGAACAAATTATCGACTAGCATGCCAAAGAAATTTGACATAATATAACAATACTAAAAACATAATTCGACTTTTAAATACCATTATTAAacaattattttgtatttacaCCTTTTTTTACCTTGTATAAATAATAAAACCATATATGACctgtatattaatattatatttaattttttgtaatctCCTCAATGAATTTTTGCCCTCCGCTATCCAATATTTGTTTATGCTTATCGGCGGCTCAattaaattaattgattttgtttgctaagttatatatatattttgtgtccactaacataattaaatacaatATTGAAGCAGAAACAAACAGATGATTCTTCATATAAACCATTTTCATACAAATTCACAATTCTACAAATTAGTAAAAATAAACATTAACATTAtgatttttgattttttataatttcaaatttcaatttcaaatggttgtaattttaatcatttatcattaaaaaaaatactgaCATATCATTATACACGATATCACATCGAaaaaatacattaaaaaaaCATAATGGAAACTAAAACGAGAGAGAACTAAAaaacaattcaaataaaaataaaaataggcAACTAAGCGTCATCTTCCTTCTGATTGGAAGGGCCAGCTTCATCTTGATTCGACGCGCCACCAGTACCTGGATCATGCGGCGGCGGAGAGAAGTAAAAATGGCCGGGTCCATCAGATCCAGAAGCCGCCGAGAAATCAGGCTGCTGAAAAGGAACATAAAATTGGCCAGGAACATCACCTCCGACAGCAGTCGAGAAATCAGGCGGTGGGGGCGGCACATAGTACGGGTTATAACTCGGAGCACCACCCGGCGGACATAAATTAATCTCCTGAGAAGGACCACTGGCGAACAGATCCTGCCCTTCCGGAGAAGGAGGTGGAGGATAATTGTACTGATCAGTGGAAGGAGCTCCGACGCCAAGGTGCGGGTCGTTCGACGTTTGTCCAGGATAATAGAACTGACCCGGAGGCATGTGAGGCTGATAAACATTATCAGCAGCTTCAGCTCCATCCGCAATCACCATGTCCTCCACATTCTCTCCAGCCTCCGGGGGCGGCAGCTGAGGCATCACTGAACCCAACGCCTGATTCTTAATCTGCCCGATCCGCCGAGTAACCCGAGCCTTGAACTCCCTGAACCATGCCCTCCACACCAGAGCTTGTTCTATGGTGAGCGTCTCCAACCGCTGGCGCATCCATATATTCCGAGTTGTGATCTCGTCCATGGCGCGCTGCCAGCGTACTCTTTCAGCGTTTTTCGAAGCTATAATCCTGTCTAGCTCCCGATTCATCCCATCAACCCTCCCATTAGTATGAGaatcaataatgcggtcaaaATCTGATGAAGGCTGATCTGGGTTCATCGACCTGAAAACAACACTATCCATCCTCGGATGGAAGAAAGAATAAGGGACATCAGTCGGAGAAAAGAGTATGATACCGATATCTACATCACACAGAGTGCATAATTCAGTGGCTTTTTTGTAGATTCCCAGTCGGCGTTTCGAAAATGTTGCGTAAAGATCATCTTGGTTCTCGATTAGTTGCATGGGGATTCTTTGGCGGCCTCTTGTTTGTTTTCTTCCCTCGGCCATTTAACAACAGATGtccaatatttttatttttctttacttctttttggtttgttttctgaagaatatatttatatatatatatatatatatatatatatatatatatatatatatatatatatatatatatatatatatatatagatggagttttatttttaatttttttttttgtgtttgtaATATTATGGGTAGAAAGAATTATTATTTGGATTCCTTTAATTAAATTCATATCTTGCCTTCTGATTTTATGAACAAAAGATAACAAATTGTATTGAATTTcgcaatattttctttcaaatgtaAAACATTGGTCAAGATTTTGTTATCCTTGTGTGGGAAATCATAATGATTATTAGAGTATATATCAGATGtaataaaattgattttttggGAGAATCGTTTTggtcaaaatttatttttacaatcGACTGATCGTGAAGATCGTGTTATAATCCGTGAAATTTAAGATAATCACTTTGGTCAAAttgtaaaaaaacaaaaatgtaaaaTAGTAAGGTTACAAATAAAAGTTATAATGATTGACTAATCATGAAGATCGAGTTATACTTTCACATTTCTTTATTTTCAATGTAATTGTATCTCATAATGAATCTTTGACTATTTTCAATGTCTGCACATGATGTGTGTTATATTTGTTTTTGCAATAAAATGTTGCATTTTCTTCCCTTTCTTGGATCACTCGACGTGGAAGCAAGGTTGTTTAGGGGATAAGTGtgcaaaatattattaaatgatttaaaaaaaGGTCAAATCAAATTTTCTAAAGAATAAATATAAGAATGGAATTATGTTCGTTAAGATCAATAGATGACTGTTGCTAGTCTTACTAGTGGCTTGTTCCTCAAATGAAttatgcagtatatatataatttcaatattgttcttacattattattgtaaaattaggttaattaattgttttgaaaCATAGAAAATAACCAAACCAAAATGAGTGCAGTGCAGGCAAGAAGGGCATTCATTTGATGAAAGGAATTCATAAATGTTAGTCCGAACATTTCAACTTTTTTAGAGCATGATATATATGTCAACTTTTTACAACTCAAAACTTTCCTCTAATCTTCCTCCAATGAAAGATCTGTGTACATTAACAGAAACTCTAATTTTTgagtttctttttaaaaaaacaaacacTATATATATACTGACGTCAAAACTCTGTTAGCTAGATCATTTACAAGATTCACGCATGTTTATAACTTTGACTATGGTAAATATTGGCTTAGACATCGTCTCAAGTTTTGGAAAGTAACCGGCTTCGACACAAATGAATCCATACCATTTGCGAAGCACTCGTTGCCACTCTCTGATAATGCATTTGCAGTCATCTGCAGAAGAACAACATTCATATTTCTGGAAAACAACTCAAACCCAATTGAGGATGTTCAAAAACAATTTGTACTAGCATGTGTAGTGACTTGATACCGAGGTAACTTTATGTTGAATGATATAGAAAATATATCAGTTGGGTCTAAGAGAAGTCGAGTGCTTACCGCAATGATAGGGatcctttttcttgatttttctagTCCAGAATTTGGTGAAGAATGTGATGGTGGCGACTGTAGATCAATTCCTGCCTTAACTGCATCTTCCCAACTCCCAGTCTCCTCAAAGGATCGGATCAATCTTGTAGCTTGAAGACCATCCATCACTGGCATGCATACATCCTAGCGGAAAGAAATTTCACTTTTTTTGAGGTGTGTTCAAAACAGTAGATACATGCAAGAATTTCCAGTGTCAAATTTGATCTGAACATTCTTCTAGTGCTAAAAACTATATTTCCAAAAAGCCAAAACTCATAAAATGTGGTCTAACAAAATTGTTTATACTTGAACAAGCCTCCTCAAAGTAATCTAGATATTGAGGACTATATACTCGAAACTAATATCCAAGACATACATGTATGTCCTGGTATTGGGCAGCACGAAATGCTGAGAAATAACCACCAAGACCACCTTAATGAAATATGATGGGATCGTGTCTACTTGATACAAACTTGTGGCCTCTTTTTCTGATTCTTAAAACCTCAGCTTTATGTGagataaaagtaaaaatagtgttcatgctttaacaatacTTTATTCTTACCATCAGAATCAGATCAAAATCTTGCTGTTGAATAGCACGAACGGCTTCTGCACCATTGTTTACCACATCAATGTTGTGGCCCAACTGCTTCATCATCGACTTTGTTACCATCACATTAATCTTGTTATCTTCAACAAGAAGAATCTTTGGTTTCACCTCAGATTTCAGAACTTCAGGGCTGTTACTAGAAGAAAACTCAGAATTTCTTTCAGTCCGAACCGGTGCCTGATATGTTTCCGAGTGAACACTAGTCTCCAAGACTTCACCTGTATGCTTCTGTATTCTACCATCTATTTCACTGCTGCTCTGTTC
The Primulina eburnea isolate SZY01 chromosome 5, ASM2296580v1, whole genome shotgun sequence genome window above contains:
- the LOC140832010 gene encoding transcription initiation factor TFIID subunit 10, with protein sequence MNGQSSQQQPNDGRHDDDAALTDFLASLMDYTPTIPDELVEHYLAKSGFQCPDVRLMRLVAVATQKFIADVATDALQHCKARQSSIVKDKRDKQQKDKRLILTMEDLSKALREYGVNVKHQEYFADSPAAGLDSAPRDE